The genomic region CACACTATGAATTTACCAGGGAATATGGTGTTGAATCATTGAAGATTGCTTTTCAGTTGGCTGAAAAATACCATCGCCTGATAGATATTCACTGTGATGAAATTGATGATGAACAATCTCGTTTTGTTGAGACAGTAGCAGCAGAGGCTCACCGGTACGGACTGGGAAGCCGGGTGACAGCCAGTCATACGACAGCTATGCATTCTTATAACGATGCTTATACTTCAAAGCTATTCAGACTTTTTAAGCTGTCGGATATGAACTTCGTCGCCAATCCTCTGGTGAATATTCACTTGCAGGGGCGGTTTGACTCCTATCCAAAGCGCCGAGGAATCACAAGAGTGAAGGAAATGCAGGAAGCAGGTATAAATGTATGCTTTGGTCATGATGATATATTTGATCCCTGGTATCCGTTGGGGACAGGGAATATGCTGCAAGTGCTTCACATGGGCATTCATGTGACACAATTAATGGGGCATCAGCAGATTGTGGATGCTATGGACCTTATTACCAGCAATAGTGCAAGGACGTTAAATATTGAGGACCAGTACGGTATAGAGGAAGGAAAGCCGGCAAACCTGATTGTAATGGATGCTGACAATGAGTATGAAGCGATTCGAAAACAGGCAACTGTACGCTATTCAATCCGAAATGGAAAACTCATCGCTGAGACGAAACCGAGTGACAGCAGACTAATACTGGAGAGTAATGAGGAAAAAGTAACGTTTTCAAAATAAGCATATTCTTATAATAAAGAGGCTGGGATAAAGTACATGGGCTGGCTTAAGCACCAATCTATTGTTTTTCCGAAAACACTCTAATCCCGGCCTCTTCAATTTTTTATAGTGTATTCTGTTTGTAATCTATTAAATATTCCAGAACTTCCTCCAAAGATAGTCTGTGGATTTGATAGATGGACAAGTTCTCATTCTGTAATGCAACTTCTATGTTTTCTCTGTGATTGGTAACCATCTGTGGTGGGGAAGTTTCGAGCTTCAAAACATTAGGATGGTTTTTTAGATTATCCGATAAATCTGAAACCCAAATTCTCGCCCAGTTTTCATAAATGTCATCTTTATTAAAGGAATGAACGATTCTACCAGATTCCAGCACCTTAATCTCATCACACAGCTGATGGATTTCGTCAATGGTATGTGTAGCCAGAATTACACATCTCTCTTCATGCTCCATAAATGTAAGGATATCTTCTTTCATTTTCCTCCGTGAAACAATATCTACTCCTGCTGTTGGTTCATCTAAAAGCAACAGAGATGGATGATGACATAGAGAAAAAATAAAATCAATCTTTTTCTTTGTCCCCTTTGAGCATTTTTCATATTTTTCATCCAAATCAATGTCGTACCGTCTGCTTAGCTGTTCAAATTGCTCATGATCCCAGGATGGAAACCAGCGGGAAATCAGCTTTGCCAGTTTTCGTATCGTTAAAAAGTGATACCCGCCCAGCAGTTCACCAGCGTAACCGACTTTCTTTTTCCATTCATCCTCATTTTTTGACCAGTCCTTTCCGAAAATTTCCCCTTGTCCGGAGTCCTTTTTTAAAACCTTCATCAGCAAACGAAAAAATGTTGTTTTTCCTGAGCCATTAGCCCCCACCAGTGCTATGATCGATCCTTGTTCAACTTTTAAGTTCAGTGGACCAATCTTAAACTTTCTAAAACTTCTGGATAAACCTTTCATTTCTAAAGCATGCATCATGATCCCCCATTGTGAAATGTTTTGTTTACAATATTTGAAAAAATAACGTTCATTTCCTCACTCGAACAGCCCATTTGTTTTCCCTGCTGAACTACTTTTTCAAATGCATCATGAAGAAGCTGTTGTCTGGACTGAGTTATTTGGCCTTTCTTTATTTCACGTATGAAAGTCCCTTTTCCTTGAATTGTTTGAATGAAGCCGTTTGTTTCTAAATTTAGATATGCACGTCTGGTTGTAATAACACTGCAGCCCAAATCACTAGCTAAAGCCCTTATGGAAGGAAGGGGAGTCCCAGGAGGAAGTTTACCTCCCACGATAAGTGTTTTGATTTGTGTTTCGATCTGATAATAAATGGGTTCCCTGCTTTCATTGGATACTTGGATTGGTATCCTCATAGGAAAGGACACTCCCTTCTATAAAAAGTCTTTATTGGCCATTCGTTGTTGCAGTAATCGGTTCCAGCCCAAGCAGCCTGCAATACCGATAGTCATTGAAAATAAAGCTACAGGCCATCCGACTGTTTTTACTAACCCAATAATATTCTCTGCAATTCCACTTGAGAAATATTGATAAAAAACGATGATAGCGATAGTGATGATGGCCACATAGATGAATGGAATGATATGAAGGGCTTTTCCACTGGTTCCGTATTCCAGAAAGGGACTCAAACCACCTACAGCAAGCATAAATCCAAACCACACAATCATGAGTAGAATCAGTTCAGAAATTGTGAATAGGGTTAAAACGTAATCCGGGAATACAGCAATCAGAATACCTATACTTCCAAAAAATGCAAGGGACATCGTTAACAACGTCAAGATCATAAACAGGATTCGACTTAAGGCTAATGCAGAAAGAGTTATGGGTAAGGTACGAAGCACAGCCATCTGCTTTAAGTATGGATTCTTCCTGGCTGATTTATAGCTTAGATAAGGTTTGGACATAAATAGTGAACTGAAAGCGGGAGCGGTACCAATTATCATGAAATCAAACAAATAGGGCGTTACAGAAGTTGATCTGATTTTAATAATAAACGGATCAGGATTTGTAAAAGTCCCTCCTAAAATAAAGCCAAGTAAACTACTAGCGAAGAATGTAATAAAAACTGCTGTTATATTCTGTTTGTATTCATTCGTAGCGAGCCAGATTGCATCCTTCAACACGTTCATCACCTCTCATTTATTCGGCTGGTTGAAATACATTAATAAGACTCCGTTCTTCCATATTCAGAAAGTCAAAACCGTATAAGAGTAACATCGTAAAGGTATCACTAAGATTTCCTCCTAACTGTTAATGTGTTTATATTTATATATACAGTATAACAATAAAAAAATCAATCCAATCAAATAAATATTCTGAAAATGACCGATCTCTGCCAATAGCCTTAAGTACTTTGCTGGAATATCCCGGTGTATGGACATGGAGATGGCTGTTCCATAATAATCATGCAAAACCTTACTTTTCCATGCTGACTAATTTTATAAAATTAGTCATTGACATCTCTAAAGAAGGGGAGTAGATTTTACTAGTAATAACGAGTCAATCTCATAGCAACTTCTATTTAGGGGACGGTTCTTTTGTCTATGTATCGAAAAATAAATCTATCAGCTGCTCAAAGTATTGTGTTATTTTATGTCATGGCAGTTATGGTATCGATCAGTTTGCTCAGTTTACCATTTGCCTTAAAACCCGGGATAAATTGGAGCTTTATAGATCTCCTTTTTACAGCAGTCAGTGCGGTAAGTGTTACCGGTCTTTCCGTTGTATCCATTGTGGACACATTAAGTACACCAGGGATCTTTATTTTGCTGTTTATTCTGCAGTTTGGCGGAATAGGAATCATGACCTTGGGAACTTTTTTGTGGTTATTAATCGGAAAAAAAATCGGCCTTAAAGAAAGAAAGCTCATAAAAACAGATCAGAATCAGTCTACATTTTCAGGTCTGGTTAATCTGATGAAACAAATCCTGTACCTCATTTTAATGATCGAAATGTTTGGTGCAATTATATTAGGAACTTATTTCCTTACCTATTTTGATACATGGCAGGAAGCTTATTTACAGGGACTGTTTGCTTCGGTCAGTGCTACAACAAATGCCGGATTTGATATTACTGGCAGCTCCCTTGTTCCTTTTGCTCAGGATTATTTTGTGCAGTTTATAAATATTATTTTATTAACTCTGGGAGCAATCGGGTTTCCGGTTCTCATCGAACTTAAGGAATATATCAGAAATAGAGACCGGAACTATGGATCTCACTTTTCACTTTATACGAAATTAACAACGGTGACCTTTTTTTCACTAATGGCTGCAGGTACCGTTATGATTCTGCTGTTTGAATTTAATCATTTCTTTGCAGGAAAAAGCTGGCATGAGTCTTTTTTCTATGCGTTTTTTCAATCATCCACTACAAGGAATGGCGGATTATCCACCATGGATGTCAGTCAGTTTTCTAATGCAACATTATTGGCGTTATGCTTTTTAATGTTTATCGGGTCTTCTCCCAGTTCAGTTGGAGGTGGGATAAGAACAACTACTTTTGCTGTTATTGTATTGATGATTACCTCGTTTGCGAAGGGACAAAAAGGAATAAAAGTATTTAAACGGGAGGTACATGAAGAAGATATCAGGAAGTCAGTTGTTGTCACTTTTCTGGCTTTAACATTGTGCTTTACAGCAACCATGATACTGGCAAAAACGGAAAATTTCACGATGATGCAGATCCTGTTTGAAGTAAGCTCAGCATTTGGTACTACCGGTTTGTCCATGGGTATAACCCCTGAATTAAGTATGATTGGTAAAATGGTGATTATTGCGTTGATGTTTTTAGGGAGAATTGGTATTTTAACATTCTTATTTTTATTTAGCAGAAGGAAACG from Virgibacillus sp. MSP4-1 harbors:
- a CDS encoding ATP-binding cassette domain-containing protein — protein: MHALEMKGLSRSFRKFKIGPLNLKVEQGSIIALVGANGSGKTTFFRLLMKVLKKDSGQGEIFGKDWSKNEDEWKKKVGYAGELLGGYHFLTIRKLAKLISRWFPSWDHEQFEQLSRRYDIDLDEKYEKCSKGTKKKIDFIFSLCHHPSLLLLDEPTAGVDIVSRRKMKEDILTFMEHEERCVILATHTIDEIHQLCDEIKVLESGRIVHSFNKDDIYENWARIWVSDLSDNLKNHPNVLKLETSPPQMVTNHRENIEVALQNENLSIYQIHRLSLEEVLEYLIDYKQNTL
- a CDS encoding TrkH family potassium uptake protein, with the translated sequence MYRKINLSAAQSIVLFYVMAVMVSISLLSLPFALKPGINWSFIDLLFTAVSAVSVTGLSVVSIVDTLSTPGIFILLFILQFGGIGIMTLGTFLWLLIGKKIGLKERKLIKTDQNQSTFSGLVNLMKQILYLILMIEMFGAIILGTYFLTYFDTWQEAYLQGLFASVSATTNAGFDITGSSLVPFAQDYFVQFINIILLTLGAIGFPVLIELKEYIRNRDRNYGSHFSLYTKLTTVTFFSLMAAGTVMILLFEFNHFFAGKSWHESFFYAFFQSSTTRNGGLSTMDVSQFSNATLLALCFLMFIGSSPSSVGGGIRTTTFAVIVLMITSFAKGQKGIKVFKREVHEEDIRKSVVVTFLALTLCFTATMILAKTENFTMMQILFEVSSAFGTTGLSMGITPELSMIGKMVIIALMFLGRIGILTFLFLFSRRKREAAYHYPKEPLIVG
- a CDS encoding GntR family transcriptional regulator yields the protein MRIPIQVSNESREPIYYQIETQIKTLIVGGKLPPGTPLPSIRALASDLGCSVITTRRAYLNLETNGFIQTIQGKGTFIREIKKGQITQSRQQLLHDAFEKVVQQGKQMGCSSEEMNVIFSNIVNKTFHNGGS
- a CDS encoding cytosine deaminase gives rise to the protein MIIKNAKLRGKEGQWQLILENGFIKTITKEIVDEQNHQIIDSSGRLVLPPFIEPHIHLDTTLTAGEPKWNESGTLFEGIETWAERKRSLTVEDVKIRAEKALKWQVAQGIQHVRTHVDVTDPELTALKALLEVKEEVKDFVDLQLVAFPQEGILSYQNGKQLLEEALKMGADVVGGIPHYEFTREYGVESLKIAFQLAEKYHRLIDIHCDEIDDEQSRFVETVAAEAHRYGLGSRVTASHTTAMHSYNDAYTSKLFRLFKLSDMNFVANPLVNIHLQGRFDSYPKRRGITRVKEMQEAGINVCFGHDDIFDPWYPLGTGNMLQVLHMGIHVTQLMGHQQIVDAMDLITSNSARTLNIEDQYGIEEGKPANLIVMDADNEYEAIRKQATVRYSIRNGKLIAETKPSDSRLILESNEEKVTFSK